gggagcacaaactttttctacaccaaaataaagaagttataataatattaaatcgaaaaattaaatttataatagtaagcaaattaacatacagtagctatcaaattaacaatattaaattcaattctttatctgTACAAATTTAAGAAGCTCAACTTTATAAGAAGGAAGCATATCATTCTACTTatgatagttgagcggacacaactgacccctacgtgcaactgatcctaagaaacttgataaaaggcttccagccctcttgatgggctgccctaGTTCGTTGCATTCGACGACcatcttctcatcctcacgaAGCTGCCACACATCCCGTGCTCGAGAGGAACCCCGTGTCAACCTCACTCTCCCTTGTTCATCTATAAAAAATGATAATTAAAACATTGGAggcaaattaattaaaataattagattgtaaatgaacttaatatatgcactttaaATCAAATTACCTTGGATATGCAAGTCATCCATAACCTCCTGGCCTGGATGTTGCTGAGACTGGAACTCATGCTGAGACTcggactcgtgctgctggggcTGCTGGGATCGCATGGACTGAGCAGAAGAAGATCCCACCTGAGactgctggaactccacatctctgaATCGTTTTCCTCGGTGCATTTTGTTACCTAAGCAAGTACTTAAGCAATTGAAATCTGTTTAGAAATGCAAGAGTAActaatgtataaatcataaaatattaaaaattcatGGGGTACTCCACAGAAGGAAAGGCCCTGATCGCTAATGTATAGTAACTAGTAATGCAATTGCAAGAGTAAATAATTACAGTCCAACTCTTCCACTGGATAATGAATCAACCAAACTCAGAATCATTTGATTCAGTTCTCACGAAATAATTTATGGTTCGATTATGTCACAGTTGTCTACTTCTGATGGGTGGACTCCCTGTCTCAGGAGCTATTATTCATCTTATCTGAATGGAAAACTGGTTTCGGTCCTGAGATACAATCAATGTTGAACACTCCGAGTCCAGTCATGCACCTTTAATCGTCTGTCAGATTCTGGAATTCTGATTATGTACTCTGTCATCCAAATTGCACACAATATATTGCAAAACCTTGAGAATGATATATCAAATGTTAAAAAAATACTGaagtgagaaaatttcaagcatCTAATTGCAAATAGTGGATGAAGcacaaacctttcctccaactAGACATTGAGGTGTAGAAGAATGAAGTTTCAACAACTACTAATAAGTTACCCATGTATGAGATTTGCAAGCTACATTAAGCTCCcgacctcctctcttctctttttgcATGCAGAGTATGAAGTTCCTTATCATCTATAATCACTGAAGGCTTTTCAACGTTTAAATCTCAAAACTAGTCACCCGAAATTTAACATATGCTCATACAGTATTTGTTATGCTCTAGTATATGATATTGTTCTGACACCACTTCTCTTAGTTGGTTAAGCTTTATTTGTTGAAATGTTCTTTTTTTAGTGCAGGAAAAAAGTTTTCTGGCTCTATTCAACTAACATCCCTAGCATTATGGGTTGGCTgaaaaaaatttttaaaggcTCCAgtcataaaatttttaaaggcTCCACCAATTGTGAAGGTGTTATGTCTACCACTGCATGTTTCGGAAATGTTTCATTCAGCAAATAGTGGTAGTATTGCTTTAGAATGAGTCCTAGTGTTTAGTGTGTCTTAGTGTTATTTTATATGGGGATCCATGGGAATCTAAATTCTATGACCATATAGTCTTGTGACATAATGAAATCCTAATCACCGATGACAAACAAGAAAACTTCAGAATTATGTGCTTTGCAGCCAACTACACTTAAAGCAAATTCTGCATAGAGAGTAAAGAGCTCTTCTAAATGATTGGTGTTCACTGTTTGTGTCCACAGTCTGATAGGCAGAACTTGTACAATAAGAGCCGGTGCCTCCAAGATCAAAGATCATTCATTACACATGACAACATAATATTCTTTTAATTATGAAAGGAGAGAATCCAAAATAACATACTGCAAAGCTAAGGGAATGATGATTACAATTAGTTTCTTCTTGCTCCACGAGATGCATGAGATGTTGCTTAATAGACTATTACTAAGCCCCCTGATAGCACTGAAGTATATTCCAAATATTTTACATTATTGGTTAAACAATTTGCAGTACCAAAAGTAGTTAAAACAAATTCATACGCTACTAGTAAAAAAGTCAGTATCGGTAACATAGAAACAGATTAGAAAATTTTTCTTACCATTACGAAACTATACTCTTTCATTGTCCATCAATTGGCATAATATTAaaaggcatacactgagtataagtctcattatcctcctcttccaaccCTTTTCCTatatcatacaagtccctaGGTTTAGTCTTAATGACAACAGACCAATCTTTATCTTTTGAGTCTTGTACAAAAAACACTTgtcgagcttgagatgaaaaaatgAATGGGTCATCTTTCAATAGCACACCGGTATGTATcaactttgaaaaatttacaagtgTGAAACCATTTATGTCTTGTCTCAAACCTCTagatgagtttatatccacccaatcacatcgaaataGTACTACCTTAAAGTTTCCATAATAATCCAACTCATAAATATCCTTCAGTGCACCGTAATAAGTTTTTCCCTCTGCATCAACCATAACCCCACTgttttgggtttttctaaatttctcacgTTCTTTAGTATGAAATTTGAAACCATTTATAATTAACCCATCATATCTGTTGATAATATTATTCGGACCTCGAGCAATGACTATTAATTCATTGGAACAATTTTCCTCCATCATCGTGGGCACCTAAAAAATTATAGAAGCAATGATTAATTATTCAATGACAATGTATTAAAAAATTGTGAAAATACCTAATAATGTATTAAATGTCTAACCTGTTTGAATAGCCATTCAggaaataactcaaccaaccatcTTTGCTCAATCCTTGGGGTAGGACGAATGTTATTGTTGATGCTTCGCTGAGTTACTAAAAATTCTCTGCATGATCAGAAACTCTTTAGCTAAGCATTTATATCTGATATGACAGATAAGAAGATTACAATCATACTAACCTGCGATACTCGGATATTATATCACTGTGAAGTAACACATAGCGATGTGCTTGTGCTAATGATTTTTGGTCAAGAACAACACTTTTAACTGTCCCCAAAACTCTTCCCGCAGATGAGAACTTGTAAATTTCTGCATTCTCTACAATATCAAAATTCCTTGGAGGTCGATTGAGAGCAGTTTCAACACCTTCGAGATATCTCGAGCAAAATGTCAAACACTCCTCAGCAATATATCCTTCAGCAATCGAGCCCTCGGGATAGGCTCGATTGCGTACATAATCCTTTAAGCGCATCAGAAACCTTCAACGATAAATTTTTAAGATCAATATCAACACCGATATGATTTATAAATATAGACATTAGAGTTTAGCAAAatcacctctcaataggatacatccatTGGTATTGAACCggtccaccaagtttagctCATCTTTAGATTTCTCCCATCGTGAAGATCCACATATTTGGCACGACTCTTCGTTAATATTTCCACTACGGAATAAAATACAGTCATTCGGACAACTGTGTATCTTCTCGTATCCAAGATCCAATTCTTTTACtaattttttggcttcataagaaGATGATGGCAAAGTAACGCCTTCCGAAAATGCATCATTTAATAATTGGAGAagcatagtaaaagacttgcatcattcaaatacttcaaatggaataaatgcacaagaaaaaaaatctttgtaaaattcttacaacccggATATAGTTCTTCATCACAAGATTTCAGCAAGTTATGATACCGAGCTGTGTCATCATCAGAGTGTATATGTTCTTCAACATGCATAAAATCAGTTGCTGTACGCTCATCACCTATTTCAGTTGCTTCTTGTCCTCCACTAATGtctgttaaatttctaatactatgtccaagagcatctctgagtaagccccttatatcatcttctccTACAGGTTTTTTTTCTGTATTACTGGATGCAAAACTAGAGGTGTCTTCTATATACGAGGGTTGGTTACATGGAGATGACAATATCAACTCTCCATGAAATACCCATTCAGTATAACCTCTTGTAAAACCATTCTACACTAAATGTTCTTCAACAGTTTTTGGAGCAAGAGAAGAAGCATTTACACATTTTCgacatggacataaaatcttcccattcatattagatttctgaaaagcaaatttaatgaaattctgaactccattcaaatattcgtCACTGTATCTCGGCTTATtcatccaacttttgtccattctaagAAAAAACAAGGTAAATGATACAGTCAAAAATATGCATGCGTACACTGACTCAAGCAAATTAAGTTAAACAAATAGCACTTAATCAATTAATTCAATGATTGCATAGCCTACATTTAAgagctatatatatgtattacaATATGTCATCCGTATTAGATACCGGTATTGAATCGGTATGCTACGGTACGCTCCATACTGTCTAGTTTGAGCCGGTACGATGTACCATAGGATTGATAGTTTATCTATCAATTATCAATATTCGAGTTATTCTTCATattcatagatacatatatatattagtcATTAGTATACATGCACTAGTGAATGGTACGTGTTGCTAGTAATCATTAGCATGGAATTTCAATTGAGAGATTCCACTATATGGAATCAACCATCTGGTTACCAAAAAAATTTGCTTATCTTCTatcttatctttttcttttaatttgctGGATTTCTTATTATGTTTAATAAAGAGTGAGGCTATGTGCAAATTAGAATTCAATTAAAGAAATgcattctttaaaaaaaattaacatgCTACCTCTGTTCTttcgttttctttttttgaaatagCATTAAGTGAttagacttgtgagtcgtaccTTAAGCacctttgaaaatttttaagacAATTTCTAAATTATAACCTAAGCATGAAGTATTTTGGTAGTATAGAATGCACAAAGAAAAATAGCATGGTCCTAATCTTTGGGTTGGATAAAAGTTTGAGTCCATATAAAGTTTTACTGCTTTTCATGTAAAATACAACTTCCAATGAGTTTCACCAATTGAGCAAGGACAGCTGCAAACCAAGATAAATAAGAATTAAGTGGTCTGATTTggtaaaaatatgaggatgaacccttcttttcttgttttcaaatgaggccttcatgtttaaacttatgACAGTCTACAAGTTCAATCTTTATTAATGAAAAAAACATAGCCACATTCATCGACGAGACCTAAGTTGCTCATCCttgaatgatgatgatgatgacggtGATGTTAAGTTCCCAAAATCTCTACCTATTGCAATGCTATAAATTAGTTCCCAAAATTTTGAAGATAGctaatataaataattaatttgaaAGTTCCTAAGAAGATCAGGAAAAGAGCAACGCGCATAGCACATCGAGCTCATAACAAAATATCGATCTACGAGGGATTTAAACTTTATGACCTTCGATTCGAATAGCATATTAGCTAACTACAAGACTGTAACTAATATTTATCAAGCCTTAACATGAAGTGCGAGAGAGAAACATTCCATCTCATGATTCTTTTTAATGATTGTTGCTAGTCGTATCTTCTTGCTATGTTCGCATTGCCCGTGTGACAAGATGAGAGAGCAAAATTAATAAGCAGTATGCATAAAATAGTGCCTAATAAAAGTTAATAAATAGTTacaaaatagcaaaacaaatgCATAATCTAATCGGACAAACTCAGTGAAAtaaaagtaagagagcaaacgaAACCATATATTTCCAAGACTACCACCTCAAAACTTAGAAAATAAGCTAACAAAGCAAAGGAAACGCCAGAATCTATACATTTACAGAGAATTCTAAAGCATAAACCGGAgattaaaaaaggaaaagaggaaaACGAGTTCTCAAGTACCTGATAAGAGAGCAAGTCTTCCTTTGATAACCTTCCCAAATTTCTAAGCCAACGAAGAGATCTGAAGAGCAGTAGATCTAGATCGCATGCAATCGCTCCAATCCACTGAAATGAAAAATATTAATACAGTAATGAATGAACATTCCTAAAATAAGGAGACAGAAagagaaagatatataaatatctCCAGGCAGAGCTCTCTCCTTctgaaagagaagaagataatCCTATGATCCTATGATCGAAGCAAGAGAAGAAGATAATCCTTGCCGGCTCCAAACTTCAAACGCAGTGTGAGTGCTctgtggcggaggaggaggaagtcgTCCACGAAGAGGAGGCCAAcagagaggggaggaggggaaggagatgcggCGGAGATCGGTGAAAAGGGCTGAGGACGGAAGGGGTCGGTCGCCGAAAGGGGACGGAAGGGCTGAGGATTTAGGGTTGTGGCCTGTGGGGGGAGGGGATCGATTAGGTCTTGTGGTGGGAGGAGTGAAGtccgacgatgcttataagcgtcatcgTATTTTtcctatgccgacgcttataagcgtcggtaatggTTTTTTTCCCGACCCTCTTTACAAGGGTCGGCGGTTACCGTCGGGGAAAAAAAAATGCCGACGCTTTCATTTAGCGTCGGCAATATAGAGTCGCGACAGCCCTTTATTGTTGTAGTGGAACTTGAGtaatgcacctaaaactcagacggtaccatgttgtggtggaggtattagtgctctaagaaagtcattCTGTTTATGCATACTACACTTTAGTATTCTTCTTGTTTTGATAGTTGCGAtgcttgagaaaaatatatatcacgtgtgtattgacttagatttcattatatatcattttatgaatgatgtttgtaggtaacatcactgcaaaccctcacgagacaacactcatccactaggataacctaggggtttaacggcttgttgcacgtgctaagtgcaatcgtgattcctacgaaagtgagtacttatcttaattttatgcaattagttctaataaaatatcaaaggatcaaccaacactttttgtactctcatgttattgttactctgaattgctagagactagcaataagctagttgaggGGCATGATAAGAGCACAAAGTACGATCTAAGTActaattaacttagcctaatgctagcaaaataatgataaataataggtgttaacatttgcatgattaaatattttatctttagcacttattataatttttatcattattttatataaattcatccaAAAAGAATGCATCTTCCCAGCTGCAGAACAGAGTCCATGACTCTTCTTCCGCACACCCGAGCGACTTCCCATATTCCACGATGCATCCCAAGCTTCCAGCCATCTGTAGTCAATTGACTTTGTGTTTCCAAATCAGCATCATCCCAAGCGCCAGCATCAGCTTTTTCCATCTTCACCATCCTAGGTTCCACGTCTGCATTGTCCCGCGAACAGAGCTCCCTAGCCATCCGCATGCAGCCCATCATCCCGCGAGCATCTCCGCGTGCGAGCCAGCGTCCACAGGCGAGCCAGCGTCCGCGTGCGATTCTCCCACACCCAAAGTGCTGCGATCTTCCATTTCCGCTTGCAAACCTCCCAGCGTCCGTGCCCCATTCTCGCGATCGTCCCAGCATCCGCATCCCATGCTTTCGGACCCGTATCAGATCCCCCAGCATCCACGATCTTTCGGAGTCTCAAATCCACATCGTCCGCACCCGTGATCAGCTTCCGCGTCCGTGAGCTAGCATCCGTGGCGATTCTTCCGCATCCAATTCCCTGCAATCTTCTGTTTCCGCGTGTGCCTCTTTCCCCGTTTCAAAGCTTTCGTGATCAACGTCCGCGAGCAATCTTCCGGATTCCTAGCATCCCATGAAGCGTCGCAACACCCACGATCAGCCCCAGTCATCCCGTTCGTCCGCTCATCCCAGCACCATCCGCCCATCGTCCTCAGCCGAGATTCGCGTCCATTCCTTCCAAACCATCCGCATCTCATCCAAATTCCAGCGTCCGTTTTGATTTGCTTGGAAGattatttgaaatttggagaGATTTTCCTTGAATAAATAGGAGGGGTTAGCGAGCCAGAGTGAGCGGGgggcttcctctctctctcgggtTGTTCTTGTTCCCACTCAAAAATAGAGGGGCtcttattcaaagaaaaaaaaaacagagaggggAAGATGATCGGCTAAAGTCCTAGTTGATGGGTGAAGGAAGATCCTTTGATATACCGAGTTCATGATATAAATTCTACTCCTTTACTTTATACGATTTATCTTTTTGATTATGCcatgattcttatatgttgaaaatgcttttatgatttatgcttattgaaACATGTCTTCCTCGATTATTTGCTTCATCGTTGACATTATAAGGCACATTGAATACTCAAAAAGAGAGTTCGTtttatcaagaacatactccataattaaattttatctgcttataattcttaaaaaaacaaaagaatcatagaatttatcgcatgaatttgatattatcaaaggagattctggatccctacaccatcttaatctatccaaacttcgattatctatttactgatttattttctatttgcaaaacaccatcttaatccacaaatttattgaattaattaatctgaaattatactaaataatctcatatatatatttcattccctgaggattcgacctcggacttccgagaatttactacttgtacgattctcctatacttgggagatcAGTTTCGCGAAAGCATTTTTGCGAACGCGTCACCTAGCCACAATATGATAGGATGCAAACTACATAGAACTAGTCAATCAGGAGACCAAGCATGGTGAATTGGCTAATCTTTGGAGCAAAGTTCCAACGTTTCCAATAACTTAATCTCAGCAAGCCAAAGAAATATGGCTAAAAGTTATGAGGTGTCCTCAAAAGCCTTTAGTTGATGCAAGAAGTCACAGCAGACCTAGGTACATACTTCGGTCCAAAAGATTAGCCATTTTTGTTACGAATGGATGGTGATGTGATAACTTTTCAGATACAAGGGTTGGGGGCAGTGACATGAAATAGGAAAATTGCAATGAACGAGGTACATACTTTGGTCAAAAGTGCCAACCATCTCTTCATAAATAGATAGTAGCAAGGAGGTCCTATAGTAAAAAAGGCTTGAGGGCAACTATATCAGGAAGGAAGCTAGCATCACCCAGAAATCTTATATACGATGGTTCTATGCTAGGCGATATTATCATCTTACTTTTGTATCAAGATCCTATAAGTTATGGATTAAATTGATTAAGTCAATGTAGGTGAGAATCATGTGATTCTTGCCAAAGTCTAAGAGTTTGGCTATATCACATGGATGGAGACCTAAGCCAACTAGATAGAATTTTCTAGACATGGAAAAAATAGGCAACGATTAAATCTTGCATTAGTCTAATAGAAGACTGAGGCAAagtttgttgggaattgtgttcTAAAAGTCAATCATCGgtctgttgatgattgaattgtatatgaattaatgaattaataaaagattatttggcattattcatcgcatatattctgtatatttttttgaactcttgtgatgtgatgaagtccttaggactcttttaagagataaaggaggatttgtctatgagtccttaaaccagttcgcgaccaaacgaCATGCTATTACTAAGACAATAACATTATCAAGAATACGTCGTTGTGTGTCATATCGTTGGTTGTTCtattaaccaaggagtgtagagatactgatatgccatacaggtgaagtgtaggagtacattttactaaACGTGACCAGTTCCTGAATgctctgctgtcaagagatgtttcgagtggatatggctATATGTGTCCCTCCGACCTAAGATCACTATGGCGACTaataagcaactcactgtactttggtatcagactatctgagtttctaattcagtgatggaaggttactgggtgcagtcaattacttgcgaagtcggtgtgtgagtcaagatggaattgacccctcctggtgacATGAGATAATGCTCTTGtatttaatttagcaaaaccttggccagggtaatccttgtgaggagtcacaggatttgtaaagttgaaacacattTTGGATGAACTAATTAAAGAGTTGACagtgaactttgaagtcatcctATGCATTCGAAGTCATAGGaatgaattatacggtaaccaaaGTCCAAGAATTTTTGAATGTTTatttgcaatcattcggcctattcggatgtcgggtaccattgctagatagtcatttcgattagtacaagaagttgttcttgtgctaccaacttaggttcgaacctatggggtcacatgcatagaattTTCTAGGTTGATGAAATGGTTGACAGATAATTAAGAATCATCCAGGGGTacattggtcaattcgattgacaaattatcctaagcaaagattgcagtaaaataattattgaattattgaaggattaattagcaattagattgctaatgaactcaatttgattgaatttttgGGCTTacgttgagccaaattgaataagattcaatttgggctacattagggtttgacctaattggattggattCGATCCAAGTAGATTGGGCTTCACCAAATTGATAGAACTTGGCCAAATTGGATTAGGCCTGATCCGAGTCAATTAGAattccttatttgatgaggattatgagtccaaataaccagaattggataagaagaaaaatttctaaattttaggaacctacattatctttcttggagaagaatgatatcttgatttatccccaaaattttccacacctatcctctttatttttggccaaaaattggcgtgagaagagaggaggcgtagggttatattttctataaaaatgacacctcaaatcttcctaaaaagataaaGATGAAATTCCTAATTTATAgggattgcatggcacatgaaatagggtggtctgcggctgaatttTGGGCACATGATTCCTATATTTTAGGAATtaaaaatgcacaaaatttagatatatttatctcctcttagttgCCGAATCATCAGAATTTTTTAGGGATTTTATCAGCtaaattaattggctaaattaggtgtgaggcgtgggggggtcttttggctataaaaggacccccaCACCTAGGGTTCCatatatacaatatttagaggttttaaaaaattttgaaaaaattctctgagggccgTCATCCCttttcctccttcttcctcacgtctatcctccatctccctgaataacaatcaaaggttgagtatttagaaggagaaagcttcagccattacaGCGTTCCTGCGCAAGCTAGCTCTCCCGCAAAAGACGATCTATCTAGGGCTTCGTGTGGACAATCTATAGAGGCCGGATGCGTGTGCGGCTGCAAAGCGTGATCAGGGAGTCATCCAAAATCTTCAAGAAATCAAGTATGAGAATTGATCTCATTAAAGTTAAGATTAGATCTTAAacatggttgctgaaatttcagaattgtATGTTAGACATACAATTATTGTTTCATGctttacataaatatttaaatcatggttcttatttttgttgtagagatctgatctctagcatgcataaaaattaaatagtttaatttttaaatgcttccgctgtaatttttgaaaataaatgcatGCAGCAAGGGTTCCTTTCAAAGATACCAATCTCAGATTATTAAGAATAGGAGATTAGTTTATAGGCTGCACGAAGGAAGATAGCGAATACAAGCTACATAAGAATAAAGATAAGTTAAGGCTGATGAGGCATGGCTATCGGCTTGGTACATGCAAAACGATCATGCTTATATGTAGTGGGGAGATAGTTGATAGTAGTTATTGGAACCATCAAAAGTGGAGAACAAATATGAAAAGTAACAGGTAGAGTGAATAGTTATCATATATGTGGATAATTATTATGTATTAGTACAAATAAGTGGAATTGTAATCTATAAGAGGACTCTTTGACAATCAATCAATCCAGTTCATTTATCTTATCTTTACATTTACCTTTATCTTTTATCCTATTAGTTGGTATAACATAGTTCTTCTAATGTAGCTTCACACTACACCCCTTATCATAGCTCAATGCAACATCCTTATCTTAGTTTAGTGTTACAACCTTTCTACTATAGTCCCGTACTACATTCCTATTTGGATCCATCTTCTTTGAATGTGATGGTGGTGAATGTTCTTGAAGAACTAGATATCTGAAGCCACGCTACTCTCTATCCTTCCTCTAGGTCATTATTCTTTCGGTCGATTCAATGACAATGTCATGCCCGTACATGAATCTTCCAGTGCTACTAGAACTTGTTATCCCTTGCCTGCCAACTGAGTTCCTCGGCGCACCTGGAACAGGATGGAGGAGGGCTAACACTTATTTACATGTCTCCATTTATATGACTATGCATGCATATGTTTACAAACATGCATATTCATATAGATGCATACAGGATAATGGAATGAAATAAATCTAATAGAAATGAAATTTAAATTAACATTCCAAGGCCCAAGTTTATCCTATGCTTACTATGTGAAATATATGAAGTAAGAACCCACACCATTTGTGATAAtctatgtatcttaaattaaattattaacAAAGTTTAAATAATTAAAGATCTTTAATAATTGAAATATGTAAATTAAGAACCACCACACCATTTTcgaaatttctctctctcttccccttcccTCCTTCCCACCTTCCCTCTCCCTTCTTGGCTTGACCTCCCTCCAATATTCGAGCAGGCCTCTGCCCAACAACTCCGACTACCCCACCGAGCCTCAATCTATTACCAGCAAGAACCTTGTCTCCCAAGATCCCCAACTTcgacccctctctctctctctctctctctctctctctctacatccCCCTACACCACCCCCCAACTTCTCTAATGTCTTCTGCTTAACGCCTCCTCCATTGTGCCCTCCCTCTCACCCCTGCCATTAGCCCCATTGGCGCCCTTCAAGTTCAAGTTTCCCGCCCTCAACTGGACCCCTTTTTCACCAGCACCCTCGTCTGCTTCTCATGGCCACCTCGTCTAGGTCCTCCGCCTCTTCACCATGGCATTGGTCTCCTCCTTGACCATCCTACCTTTGTTGCATCGGTCATTGCCATTCAAGGAAGTCAGGCTCATTTGGATCGCACCCATTTAGGCTTTAGGTTGGGCTTGGGTTCGAGCTCAGGCTAGACTCCTGCTATAGCCCGAAAATTCTTTTTAAGGATGCCTGAAGCTAAAACTTTTCCAAACAAAGCCTAGGCTGCCTTCTATGTAGCCCAGCCTCATCCGTTCCAGTCCTAATTATCATGTATATGTGCAATTGTCTATCAAATCTTATGAGTAACAGATTGATCGCAATGATACCACTAGGTAACTAATATATAACTTTCACATGATTTTCAGGAGGAAATGAATTAAAACTTGAATTGAATTTTTCTGATTTGCTCCAGCGAGTAATTGGATTTGAGTCTCGGGAGAGCCCGACTATTAGGTAGGCCGAGATTTCAATATCCGCTGCTGTCTTTTCGCGAGTGGATATAGTTCCTCTCAGCATCAGAATACGAGAATCCGAAACTCCCTTTCCCTCGATGGACTCCGGTCTCTTC
The nucleotide sequence above comes from Phoenix dactylifera cultivar Barhee BC4 unplaced genomic scaffold, palm_55x_up_171113_PBpolish2nd_filt_p 000763F, whole genome shotgun sequence. Encoded proteins:
- the LOC120107099 gene encoding uncharacterized protein LOC120107099 — protein: MHRGKRFRDVEFQQSQVGSSSAQSMRSQQPQQHESESQHEFQSQQHPGQEVMDDLHIQDEQGRVRLTRGSSRARDVWQLREDEKMVVECNELGQPIKRAGSLLSSFLGSVARRGQLCPLNYHK